The following proteins are co-located in the Betta splendens chromosome 9, fBetSpl5.4, whole genome shotgun sequence genome:
- the prl2 gene encoding prolactin 2: protein MPGNVGSASAGWGLLVCLVFCTRLASVRAAPICSSAHAGCHVLSLANLFDRVIQHSARMHGISNDLHSEFEQYFLPSKNQIGRVSRNCHTSTILTPNGKENAQRMARDELMQVILKLLVAWRDPLWHFHQSMSHQHDFNNFSSNKALEMSDMVHELRTGVEKVAEKMQMLGIMSNSVSGLTSPEILLPSDSSEWRLMKDYDLLYCFRRDSNKVQNYLKILKCRIVPDHGC from the exons ATGCCAGGAAACGTCGGATCAG CGTCTGCCGGGTGGGGGCTGTTGGTCTGTCTGGTATTTTGCACCAGACTGGCCAGCGTGAGGGCAGCACCCATCTGCAGCAGCGCTCACGCCGGGTGCCACGTCCTCTCCCTGGCCAACCTGTTCGACCGGGTCATCCAACACTCTGCCAGGATGCATGGGATTTCAAACGATCTCCACTCGGAGTTT GAGCAATACTTCCTGCCCAGCAAGAATCAGATCGGCCGGGTCAGCCGCAACTGTCACACCTCCACCATCCTCACCCCAAATGGCAAAGAGAACGCTCAGAGAATGGCG AGGGACGAGCTGATGCAGGTGATCCTGAAGCTCCTGGTAGCGTGGAGGGATCCCCTGTGGCACTTCCACCAGAGCATGTCTCACCAGCACGACTTCAACAACTTCAGCTCCAACAAGGCGCTGGAGATGAGCGACATGGTGCACGAGCTGCGCACGGGTGTGGAGAAAGTCGCAGAGAAG ATGCAGATGTTGGGGATAATGAGCAACTCTGTCAGTGGCCTGACCTCTCCTGAGATCTTGTTGCCCTCCGACAGCTCTGAGTGGCGCCTGATGAAAGACTACGACCTCCTTTACTGTTTCCGTCGAGACTCCAACAAGGTCCAGAACTACCTGAAGATCCTCAAGTGTCGCATCGTGCCAGACCACGGATGCTAA
- the hspa14 gene encoding heat shock 70 kDa protein 14 isoform X1, which yields MSSLFFSLTSLTSKDGRADVVANDAGDRVTPAVVAYRDTEQIVGIAAKQGRVRNAANTVVKVKQVLGRSYDDPETQNHRTETKCQVVDKQQKPYYEITVGEYPQYVSPEDVAKLILHKMKETAQSALGSDVTDAVITVPFEFAQAQKRALRDAAEAAGFNVLRLIHEPAAALLAYNIGQDSSSGKSHVLVYKLGGTSLSVTVLQVNGGIFRVLSTHTDHSIGGESFTQALAQHLAAEFKRTFKYDVSENARAMMKLMNGADMAKHSLSSLGSANCFVDSLHDGMDFECNVSRARFELLCSSLFNKSIQPIRPLLEKAGLSTSSINKVVLCGGSARIPRLQQMIRELFVDVELLSSAPTDEVIAVGAALQAGLLVGRESLAPEEESVTVDVSAIDLLVKEVDESGAEMFTVLLPSGTPLPARKHHTMTGAGKLSSVCLEIYQGCVMEHPEKLAKIILRDLQPSEENHNIDAVVTMKRDGSVHVSCVEQSTGRSEAITIAAAS from the exons ATGTCCTCCCTGTTCTTTTCCCTCACCTCCTTAACATCTAAA GACGGACGGGCAGACGTGGTGGCTAACGATGCTGGAGACAGAGTGACTCCAGCTGTAGTGGcctacagagacacagagcag ATCGTTGGCATTGCGGCAAAGCAAGGACGAGTGCGTAACGCTGCTAACACTGTTGTTAAAGTAAAACAAGTGCTAGGGAGAAG CTATGATGACCCAGAGACACAAAATCACAGAACTGAGACAAAGTGTCAG GTGGTCGACAAACAACAGAAGCCTTATTATGAAATCACAGTAGGAGAATATCCACAATATGTCTCCCCAGAGGATGTTGCAAAGCTTATCCTCCACAAAATGAAAG AAACTGCTCAGTCGGCTCTGGGCTCCGATGTTACCGATGCAGTCATCACTGTCCCGTTTGAGTTTGCACAAGCTCAGAAGCGCGCTCTGAG AGATGCAGCTGAAGCTGCGGGCTTTAATGTACTGAGGCTAATACACgagcctgctgctgcactgttgGCCTATAACATTGGACAGGACAGTTCATCTGGAAAGAg TCATGTCCTGGTCTACAAGCTGGGTGGCACGTCGCTGAGTGTGACAGTGCTGCAGGTCAATGGAGGGATATTCCGGGTTCTCAGCACTCACACTGATCACAGCATTGGAGGTGAAAGCTTCACCCAGGCTTTGGCCCAGCATCTTGCAGCTGAGTTTAAACG CACCTTTAAGTACGACGTGAGTGAGAACGCTCGGGCGATGATGAAGCTGATGAACGGAGCAGACATGGCCAAACACTCTCTGTCCTCGCTGGGGTCGGCCAACTGCTTTGTCGACTCCCTGCATGATGGCATGGACTTTGAATGCAATGTCTCTAG AGCTCGATTTGAgcttctctgctcctcactgTTCAACAAGAGCATCCAGCCAATCAGACCCCTACTGGAGAAGGCAGGACTCTCCACAAGCAGCATTAACAAG GTGGTTCTTTGCGGTGGCTCTGCCAGGATCCCTCGTCTCCAGCAAATGATCCGTGAGTTGTTTGTTGATGTGGAGCTTCTTAGCTCGGCGCCGACCGATGAAGTCATCGCCGTAGGAGCGGCCCTGCAGGCTGGCCTACTCGTTGGCAGAGAGAGCCTCGCCCCCGAGGAAGAGTCTGTCACGGTGGATGTTTCTGCCATTGACCTACTAGTGAAG GAAGTGGATGAATCCGGGGCCGAGATGTTCACTGTTCTCCTTCCATCGGGCACGCCTCTCCCTGCCCGCAAACATCACACCATGACCGGAGCAGGGAAACTGTCCTCAGTCTGTCTGGAGATTTACCAGGGATGTGTCATGGAGCATCCCGAGAAACTAGCAAAG ATAATTTTAAGAGACCTCCAGCCCAGTGAGGAGAACCACAACATCGACGCAGTGGTGACCATGAAAAG GGACGGCTCTGTTCACGTGTCCTGTGTAGAACAGAGCACTGGGCGATCAGAGGCCATCACCATAGCAGCTGCATCATGA
- the hspa14 gene encoding heat shock 70 kDa protein 14 isoform X3, which yields MSLDGRADVVANDAGDRVTPAVVAYRDTEQIVGIAAKQGRVRNAANTVVKVKQVLGRSYDDPETQNHRTETKCQVVDKQQKPYYEITVGEYPQYVSPEDVAKLILHKMKETAQSALGSDVTDAVITVPFEFAQAQKRALRDAAEAAGFNVLRLIHEPAAALLAYNIGQDSSSGKSHVLVYKLGGTSLSVTVLQVNGGIFRVLSTHTDHSIGGESFTQALAQHLAAEFKRTFKYDVSENARAMMKLMNGADMAKHSLSSLGSANCFVDSLHDGMDFECNVSRARFELLCSSLFNKSIQPIRPLLEKAGLSTSSINKVVLCGGSARIPRLQQMIRELFVDVELLSSAPTDEVIAVGAALQAGLLVGRESLAPEEESVTVDVSAIDLLVKEVDESGAEMFTVLLPSGTPLPARKHHTMTGAGKLSSVCLEIYQGCVMEHPEKLAKIILRDLQPSEENHNIDAVVTMKRDGSVHVSCVEQSTGRSEAITIAAAS from the exons ATGTCGCTG GACGGACGGGCAGACGTGGTGGCTAACGATGCTGGAGACAGAGTGACTCCAGCTGTAGTGGcctacagagacacagagcag ATCGTTGGCATTGCGGCAAAGCAAGGACGAGTGCGTAACGCTGCTAACACTGTTGTTAAAGTAAAACAAGTGCTAGGGAGAAG CTATGATGACCCAGAGACACAAAATCACAGAACTGAGACAAAGTGTCAG GTGGTCGACAAACAACAGAAGCCTTATTATGAAATCACAGTAGGAGAATATCCACAATATGTCTCCCCAGAGGATGTTGCAAAGCTTATCCTCCACAAAATGAAAG AAACTGCTCAGTCGGCTCTGGGCTCCGATGTTACCGATGCAGTCATCACTGTCCCGTTTGAGTTTGCACAAGCTCAGAAGCGCGCTCTGAG AGATGCAGCTGAAGCTGCGGGCTTTAATGTACTGAGGCTAATACACgagcctgctgctgcactgttgGCCTATAACATTGGACAGGACAGTTCATCTGGAAAGAg TCATGTCCTGGTCTACAAGCTGGGTGGCACGTCGCTGAGTGTGACAGTGCTGCAGGTCAATGGAGGGATATTCCGGGTTCTCAGCACTCACACTGATCACAGCATTGGAGGTGAAAGCTTCACCCAGGCTTTGGCCCAGCATCTTGCAGCTGAGTTTAAACG CACCTTTAAGTACGACGTGAGTGAGAACGCTCGGGCGATGATGAAGCTGATGAACGGAGCAGACATGGCCAAACACTCTCTGTCCTCGCTGGGGTCGGCCAACTGCTTTGTCGACTCCCTGCATGATGGCATGGACTTTGAATGCAATGTCTCTAG AGCTCGATTTGAgcttctctgctcctcactgTTCAACAAGAGCATCCAGCCAATCAGACCCCTACTGGAGAAGGCAGGACTCTCCACAAGCAGCATTAACAAG GTGGTTCTTTGCGGTGGCTCTGCCAGGATCCCTCGTCTCCAGCAAATGATCCGTGAGTTGTTTGTTGATGTGGAGCTTCTTAGCTCGGCGCCGACCGATGAAGTCATCGCCGTAGGAGCGGCCCTGCAGGCTGGCCTACTCGTTGGCAGAGAGAGCCTCGCCCCCGAGGAAGAGTCTGTCACGGTGGATGTTTCTGCCATTGACCTACTAGTGAAG GAAGTGGATGAATCCGGGGCCGAGATGTTCACTGTTCTCCTTCCATCGGGCACGCCTCTCCCTGCCCGCAAACATCACACCATGACCGGAGCAGGGAAACTGTCCTCAGTCTGTCTGGAGATTTACCAGGGATGTGTCATGGAGCATCCCGAGAAACTAGCAAAG ATAATTTTAAGAGACCTCCAGCCCAGTGAGGAGAACCACAACATCGACGCAGTGGTGACCATGAAAAG GGACGGCTCTGTTCACGTGTCCTGTGTAGAACAGAGCACTGGGCGATCAGAGGCCATCACCATAGCAGCTGCATCATGA
- the hspa14 gene encoding heat shock 70 kDa protein 14 isoform X2, which yields MAAIGVHFGYTCACVAIFKDGRADVVANDAGDRVTPAVVAYRDTEQIVGIAAKQGRVRNAANTVVKVKQVLGRSYDDPETQNHRTETKCQVVDKQQKPYYEITVGEYPQYVSPEDVAKLILHKMKETAQSALGSDVTDAVITVPFEFAQAQKRALRDAAEAAGFNVLRLIHEPAAALLAYNIGQDSSSGKSHVLVYKLGGTSLSVTVLQVNGGIFRVLSTHTDHSIGGESFTQALAQHLAAEFKRTFKYDVSENARAMMKLMNGADMAKHSLSSLGSANCFVDSLHDGMDFECNVSRARFELLCSSLFNKSIQPIRPLLEKAGLSTSSINKVVLCGGSARIPRLQQMIRELFVDVELLSSAPTDEVIAVGAALQAGLLVGRESLAPEEESVTVDVSAIDLLVKEVDESGAEMFTVLLPSGTPLPARKHHTMTGAGKLSSVCLEIYQGCVMEHPEKLAKIILRDLQPSEENHNIDAVVTMKRDGSVHVSCVEQSTGRSEAITIAAAS from the exons ATGGCGGCGATTGGAGTTCACTTCGGATATACCTGCGCCTGTGTGGCGATTTTTAAG GACGGACGGGCAGACGTGGTGGCTAACGATGCTGGAGACAGAGTGACTCCAGCTGTAGTGGcctacagagacacagagcag ATCGTTGGCATTGCGGCAAAGCAAGGACGAGTGCGTAACGCTGCTAACACTGTTGTTAAAGTAAAACAAGTGCTAGGGAGAAG CTATGATGACCCAGAGACACAAAATCACAGAACTGAGACAAAGTGTCAG GTGGTCGACAAACAACAGAAGCCTTATTATGAAATCACAGTAGGAGAATATCCACAATATGTCTCCCCAGAGGATGTTGCAAAGCTTATCCTCCACAAAATGAAAG AAACTGCTCAGTCGGCTCTGGGCTCCGATGTTACCGATGCAGTCATCACTGTCCCGTTTGAGTTTGCACAAGCTCAGAAGCGCGCTCTGAG AGATGCAGCTGAAGCTGCGGGCTTTAATGTACTGAGGCTAATACACgagcctgctgctgcactgttgGCCTATAACATTGGACAGGACAGTTCATCTGGAAAGAg TCATGTCCTGGTCTACAAGCTGGGTGGCACGTCGCTGAGTGTGACAGTGCTGCAGGTCAATGGAGGGATATTCCGGGTTCTCAGCACTCACACTGATCACAGCATTGGAGGTGAAAGCTTCACCCAGGCTTTGGCCCAGCATCTTGCAGCTGAGTTTAAACG CACCTTTAAGTACGACGTGAGTGAGAACGCTCGGGCGATGATGAAGCTGATGAACGGAGCAGACATGGCCAAACACTCTCTGTCCTCGCTGGGGTCGGCCAACTGCTTTGTCGACTCCCTGCATGATGGCATGGACTTTGAATGCAATGTCTCTAG AGCTCGATTTGAgcttctctgctcctcactgTTCAACAAGAGCATCCAGCCAATCAGACCCCTACTGGAGAAGGCAGGACTCTCCACAAGCAGCATTAACAAG GTGGTTCTTTGCGGTGGCTCTGCCAGGATCCCTCGTCTCCAGCAAATGATCCGTGAGTTGTTTGTTGATGTGGAGCTTCTTAGCTCGGCGCCGACCGATGAAGTCATCGCCGTAGGAGCGGCCCTGCAGGCTGGCCTACTCGTTGGCAGAGAGAGCCTCGCCCCCGAGGAAGAGTCTGTCACGGTGGATGTTTCTGCCATTGACCTACTAGTGAAG GAAGTGGATGAATCCGGGGCCGAGATGTTCACTGTTCTCCTTCCATCGGGCACGCCTCTCCCTGCCCGCAAACATCACACCATGACCGGAGCAGGGAAACTGTCCTCAGTCTGTCTGGAGATTTACCAGGGATGTGTCATGGAGCATCCCGAGAAACTAGCAAAG ATAATTTTAAGAGACCTCCAGCCCAGTGAGGAGAACCACAACATCGACGCAGTGGTGACCATGAAAAG GGACGGCTCTGTTCACGTGTCCTGTGTAGAACAGAGCACTGGGCGATCAGAGGCCATCACCATAGCAGCTGCATCATGA
- the cdnf gene encoding cerebral dopamine neurotrophic factor, which yields MLVLPLVVVLFFRGVTLSAADNCEVCLGFLNRLYGSLSSAHTDLTPALVEEALTQACAVAQGKEARLCYYLGASSDAATRVIASVSRPLASHVPVEKICQRLNSRDTQICQLRYEPTLKNLSTDGLRKMKVIELRNILASWGEECRGCLEKHEFVSLIQEKAQLHAHSTEL from the exons ATGTTGGTTCTGCCGCTCGTCGTTGTGCTGTTTTTCAGAGGCGTTACTTTGTCTGCTGCAGACAACTGTGAAG TGTGTTTGGGCTTTCTAAACAGACTATATGGCAGTCTGAGCTCAGCGCACACAGATCTTACTCCCGCCCTGGTGGAGGAAGCGCTGACCCAGGCCTGTGCAGTTGCCCAGGGGAAAGAGGCCAGGCTG TGTTACTACCTGGGAGCCAGCAGCGACGCAGCAACGCGTGTCATAGCGTCGGTATCCCGACCTCTGGCCTCGCACGTCCCTGTTGAAAAGATCTGCCAGCGCCtcaacagcagagacacacagatcTGTCAGCTCAGATATG AACCTACGCTGAAGAATCTGAGCACTGATGGGCTCAGAAAGATGAAAGTCATAGAGCTAAGGAACATTTTAGCGTCATGGGGTGAAGAGTGTAGAGGCTGTCTGGAAAAACATGAGTTTGTCAGCCTCATCCAGGAGAAAGCGCAGCTGCATGCTCATAGTACGGAACTTTGA